One genomic segment of Arachis duranensis cultivar V14167 chromosome 4, aradu.V14167.gnm2.J7QH, whole genome shotgun sequence includes these proteins:
- the LOC107483955 gene encoding uncharacterized protein LOC107483955 gives MDASKKNYKKSNIEGNSLENNLESKKKEKHKKRKRRHEIDGEATRNSEEEGFTSIKKKRKRLQEISASMASKRHKLTEDNDLESAVSSTDLRVPKKSRVRFVEEKNYADEVLPFMEQLLNDEDLSQTPNISDSINSEQDEELEAKRVRGPTLLKKNLEHASWKDN, from the exons ATGGATGCATCAAAGAAGAACTATAAAAAGTCAAATATTGAAGGAAACAGTTTGGAAAATAATTTAGAgtcaaagaaaaaggagaaacataagaagagaaagagaaggcatgAAATTGATGGGGAAGCTACAAGGAATTCAGAAGAAGAGGGCTTCACcagtataaaaaaaaagagaaagagattgCAAGAAATCAGTGCTTCAATGGCAAGCAAAAGACACAAACTTACTGAGGATAATGATCTTGAGAGTGCTGTCTCAAGTACAGATTTAAGAGTGCCTAAAAAGAGTCGTGTCAGATTTGTTGAAGAGAAAAATTATGCTGATGAAGTGCTTCCTTTTATGGAGCAACTATTGAATGATGAGGATTTGTCTCAAACTCCCAATATTTCTGATAGTATAAATTCTGAGCAAGATGAAGAATTAG AGGCAAAGAGGGTTAGAGGACCTACattgttgaaaaaaaatttggaacaTGCCTCGTGGAAAGACAATTGA